One genomic segment of [Phormidium] sp. ETS-05 includes these proteins:
- a CDS encoding precorrin-8X methylmutase yields MEWHVSDAQSLAIIDREIGDHLFSPAEYEIVRRVVYATADFEYKSLIRFSNQAMQSGAAALAARTTIVVDVPMVQVGIAPHIQNKFANPVYCSMEAITRPQREKTQAAWGIETLARRYPEGIFVVGQAQTALTALVELIESEEIKPALVIGTPSGFVGVDAAKARLNDSMIPHIRVDGRKGSAVVAVAIVNGLVDLAWQAYGQENRNIG; encoded by the coding sequence ATGGAATGGCACGTGAGCGATGCTCAGAGTCTGGCAATTATCGATCGGGAAATCGGAGACCACTTGTTTTCCCCTGCGGAATACGAGATTGTGCGGCGGGTGGTGTATGCCACGGCGGATTTTGAATATAAATCCCTGATTCGCTTTTCCAACCAGGCGATGCAGTCGGGAGCGGCGGCGTTAGCGGCCCGCACCACGATCGTCGTAGATGTGCCGATGGTGCAGGTAGGAATTGCCCCCCATATCCAAAATAAGTTTGCCAATCCGGTTTACTGCAGTATGGAGGCGATTACCAGACCCCAACGAGAAAAAACCCAAGCCGCATGGGGGATTGAAACCTTAGCCAGAAGGTATCCCGAGGGGATTTTTGTGGTCGGTCAGGCGCAAACGGCCCTGACGGCCCTGGTGGAGCTAATCGAATCGGAGGAAATCAAACCCGCGTTGGTGATTGGCACACCATCGGGGTTTGTGGGGGTGGACGCCGCCAAGGCGAGATTGAATGATTCGATGATTCCTCATATTCGCGTAGATGGTCGCAAAGGTAGCGCCGTGGTGGCGGTGGCGATCGTCAATGGTTTAGTGGACTTGGCGTGGCAGGCTTACGGCCAAGAAAACCGCAACATCGGTTAA
- a CDS encoding tetratricopeptide repeat protein produces the protein MWDTTTRDRRLVLAISPHVNLMDKKLLNNLLEGRIVILEIYHAEPLTVEKFIDRISSRHHVERRRQELIAAGQSHLFHSTTCPECQATIDLSNLNRSSYVYCRFCESIFPENYPVITNGSKYRICDECHMFDRVQGYTEFYFYFLLIVYGFSYKRRHLCDNCAHRVFIKAFLLNLIFILGISSAIWIKIKSLTNRDPALKSLSKATGLSKKGNYAKAEEIYNKLYQTYPDHPGLLMNQGLGHLFGGDGNGATNCFNRSLRACPNYQPVLRLFQEFETAANRRPK, from the coding sequence GTGTGGGACACCACCACACGCGATCGGCGGTTAGTGCTGGCGATATCACCTCACGTCAATCTGATGGATAAAAAATTATTGAATAACCTGCTAGAGGGGCGGATTGTAATTTTAGAAATTTATCACGCCGAGCCGCTCACAGTAGAAAAGTTTATCGATCGGATTAGTTCGCGTCACCACGTGGAAAGGCGGCGTCAAGAACTCATCGCCGCTGGACAAAGCCATCTATTTCACTCTACCACCTGTCCTGAATGTCAAGCCACGATCGACCTGTCGAACCTGAACCGCAGCTCTTATGTTTACTGTCGCTTCTGCGAAAGCATCTTTCCCGAAAACTATCCCGTCATTACTAACGGTTCCAAATACCGGATTTGCGATGAATGTCATATGTTCGATCGGGTACAAGGCTACACCGAATTTTACTTTTACTTTCTCCTCATAGTGTACGGTTTTTCTTACAAACGTCGCCACCTGTGTGATAATTGCGCCCACCGAGTCTTTATCAAAGCCTTCTTGCTTAACCTCATCTTTATTCTCGGCATTTCTTCAGCAATTTGGATTAAAATCAAATCCCTAACAAATCGAGATCCAGCCCTAAAATCCCTGTCTAAAGCCACCGGATTATCCAAAAAAGGCAATTATGCCAAAGCCGAAGAAATTTACAATAAGCTGTATCAAACCTATCCCGACCATCCCGGCTTACTGATGAATCAAGGCTTAGGCCATTTATTCGGTGGTGATGGCAATGGAGCGACAAACTGTTTTAATCGTTCCCTGCGAGCTTGTCCCAACTATCAGCCAGTGTTGCGGTTATTCCAGGAATTTGAAACCGCCGCCAACCGCCGCCCCAAATAA
- a CDS encoding cache domain-containing protein, translated as MMNHADREQAAIKMISLKTTLVGVVLVIVGATAAIVHFPWKLTSRRNTEDIVHRLNQEIVLGTTEEVRRLFENAITTQRTIVEMFTGGAIDYNKAQDRQELYLALLNANKNFTGISFGYPNGNFFAAQRENPENLRFVDSVWNAETKAAQRRIISYNVAQDVLNQTSIKDMTDNFYAPERPWYRQAIASNQDTWTAVYVFHTSKKPGITSSITLKNGSDVLGVVAVDVELGQISLYLQSFQVAKTGAVFIINSQKELVAVSTPDESTANVNSQGVPQLKHLNQAENRYLQLANQGINQNLATGDMPESGQKMTSMHEFVYTDSSTGGRYFISLAPIHYLDWMVVTVIPEADFLGEINKNNQRLLLAIIGMIVVAAGAAILLSERAIASPILSITQAAAEIEEGKFELSSLTEVVKRTDELGQLARVFQHMAREVYQREQQLKQQVQELRIEIDQTKKQQQVEEITGTDYFQNLQQKAKAMRRKNRNQTEE; from the coding sequence ATGATGAACCACGCGGATAGAGAACAGGCGGCGATTAAGATGATCAGCCTGAAAACAACTCTGGTGGGGGTTGTGCTGGTGATTGTGGGAGCGACGGCAGCGATCGTCCATTTTCCTTGGAAGCTCACATCCAGAAGAAATACAGAGGATATTGTCCACCGGCTGAATCAAGAAATTGTCCTCGGAACCACGGAAGAAGTGCGGCGGCTGTTTGAAAACGCTATCACCACCCAAAGGACGATCGTCGAGATGTTTACAGGAGGAGCAATAGACTATAATAAAGCGCAAGATAGGCAAGAATTATATCTCGCCTTACTCAACGCCAACAAAAATTTCACGGGAATTAGTTTTGGCTATCCCAACGGCAATTTTTTCGCGGCACAGCGAGAAAATCCGGAAAATTTACGCTTTGTTGATAGTGTTTGGAATGCCGAAACCAAAGCCGCCCAAAGGCGGATAATTTCCTACAATGTAGCGCAGGACGTATTAAACCAAACTAGCATAAAAGACATGACCGATAACTTTTATGCTCCAGAACGACCGTGGTATCGGCAAGCCATAGCCAGTAACCAGGATACCTGGACGGCGGTTTACGTATTCCATACCAGTAAAAAGCCGGGAATTACATCATCAATAACCCTGAAAAATGGCAGCGATGTGCTGGGGGTAGTAGCGGTAGATGTGGAACTAGGGCAAATCTCATTATACCTCCAAAGTTTTCAGGTAGCCAAGACCGGGGCAGTATTTATTATCAACTCTCAAAAAGAGCTAGTGGCAGTTTCCACCCCCGATGAGTCCACGGCAAATGTGAATTCCCAAGGCGTGCCCCAGCTCAAGCATTTGAATCAGGCAGAAAACCGATATTTGCAGTTAGCTAATCAAGGGATAAACCAGAATTTAGCTACTGGAGATATGCCGGAATCAGGACAAAAAATGACATCTATGCACGAGTTTGTTTATACAGACTCTAGCACGGGGGGTAGATATTTTATTTCTTTAGCGCCGATTCACTATCTGGATTGGATGGTGGTAACGGTAATTCCCGAAGCGGACTTTTTAGGGGAAATCAACAAAAATAATCAAAGGCTTTTATTGGCGATAATTGGGATGATTGTGGTGGCTGCGGGAGCGGCTATTCTCCTGAGCGAGCGCGCCATTGCCAGTCCGATTTTAAGCATTACCCAAGCGGCGGCAGAAATTGAGGAAGGCAAATTTGAGCTATCATCTCTAACGGAAGTGGTCAAACGCACCGACGAACTGGGGCAACTGGCGCGGGTGTTTCAGCACATGGCGCGTGAGGTGTACCAGCGGGAGCAACAGCTAAAACAGCAGGTGCAGGAACTGCGCATAGAAATCGACCAAACTAAAAAACAACAACAAGTAGAGGAAATCACCGGCACAGACTATTTCCAGAATCTCCAGCAAAAAGCCAAAGCTATGAGACGGAAAAACCGAAATCAAACTGAAGAATAG
- a CDS encoding phosphate ABC transporter permease: MLIPITRETFNQLIPAIATGAQYRYYWGKLSDVLQRVLISFCGVLLLVLLTNIAPDGYRPILTIAGIFVGFYWLWAPIFFASRRNLQYRRYQYSGLWQGKVLDIFITEELIGTEEIANSYGDLEIVEKRERRLNVEVGDRTGFITALQVPIRRDYKRLAAGQPAQMLVMSDRPDLSLIAKVSDIYIPTLDLWVSDYPYLRRDLFLEVSEQLRATRRQKRAQPRR, translated from the coding sequence ATGCTGATTCCCATCACTCGCGAGACTTTTAACCAGCTCATCCCGGCGATCGCCACTGGGGCGCAATATCGCTATTACTGGGGCAAGTTATCTGATGTCCTGCAGCGGGTTTTGATTTCTTTTTGTGGGGTGCTGTTGTTGGTGCTACTCACCAATATTGCTCCTGATGGCTACCGCCCGATTCTGACAATTGCGGGCATCTTTGTGGGATTTTACTGGCTGTGGGCACCGATATTTTTTGCCAGTCGCCGCAACCTGCAATATCGCCGCTACCAATATAGTGGTTTGTGGCAAGGGAAGGTGTTGGATATTTTTATCACGGAAGAATTAATCGGGACGGAGGAAATTGCTAACAGTTATGGGGATTTGGAAATCGTGGAAAAACGGGAAAGGCGCCTGAATGTGGAAGTGGGCGATCGCACTGGCTTTATCACCGCCCTCCAAGTCCCAATTAGGCGGGACTACAAGCGCCTAGCGGCTGGCCAACCAGCCCAAATGTTGGTGATGTCCGATCGACCTGACCTCAGCCTGATTGCCAAAGTCTCTGATATCTACATCCCCACACTGGACCTTTGGGTCAGCGATTATCCCTACCTGCGGCGCGATTTATTTCTAGAGGTGAGCGAGCAGTTACGTGCTACCCGCCGCCAAAAACGCGCTCAACCCCGCCGTTAA
- a CDS encoding restriction endonuclease, giving the protein MAKELGLPWDETTKSPANTIKTVFHPEYTYADFVGKLLPQTTGSGSVIYKFYEGHFLRSLGWAYRHLLDGTNENVLLVIDELNRGNAAAIFGLVFQLLDREEDHWSTYEIHLSELEIVGLLKAMQYKASTTHDSIQVDGSNFEKFCELTEKELAFKNNVDGLRVLKNLRDHKIALPRNLSILATINTSDESIYYLDSAFKRRWDWEYVDVPGSKFAGDVPEKIRNAQVVVGATQVNWSDFVIRLNEFIKSNHQAIRRIEDKQIGWWFLKPENNEIGEAAIKNKLMFYLWDSVFAKDRRPLESLLSQNGKNVKLITYAQFVALAEDFVKQIMAIDFDKIPF; this is encoded by the coding sequence ATGGCAAAAGAACTGGGTCTCCCGTGGGACGAAACCACCAAATCTCCCGCTAATACCATCAAAACCGTCTTTCACCCAGAATACACCTATGCTGATTTTGTCGGCAAGCTGCTCCCCCAAACCACGGGTAGCGGTTCTGTTATCTATAAGTTTTATGAGGGCCATTTCCTCCGATCGCTAGGATGGGCGTACAGACATCTCCTCGATGGCACTAATGAAAATGTGCTGTTAGTTATCGATGAGCTAAACCGAGGCAATGCTGCCGCAATTTTTGGCCTAGTTTTTCAGCTCCTGGACCGCGAGGAAGACCATTGGTCAACCTATGAGATTCACTTATCCGAGCTGGAAATAGTAGGTTTGCTCAAAGCTATGCAATATAAGGCTTCAACCACCCATGACAGCATCCAGGTTGATGGCAGTAACTTTGAGAAATTCTGCGAACTGACCGAAAAAGAGCTTGCCTTCAAAAATAATGTTGATGGCTTACGGGTATTAAAGAATTTACGCGATCATAAAATTGCCCTGCCCCGGAATTTGTCAATTTTAGCTACTATTAATACATCCGACGAGTCCATCTATTACCTCGATAGTGCTTTTAAGCGGCGGTGGGATTGGGAATATGTGGACGTACCGGGGAGTAAATTTGCTGGCGATGTACCGGAGAAAATCAGAAACGCTCAAGTAGTGGTAGGAGCAACTCAAGTAAACTGGTCAGATTTTGTCATCCGGCTTAATGAGTTTATCAAATCTAATCATCAGGCCATCCGTAGAATTGAGGATAAGCAGATTGGTTGGTGGTTTTTGAAGCCAGAAAATAATGAGATTGGCGAAGCTGCTATCAAAAATAAACTCATGTTCTATCTGTGGGATAGCGTGTTTGCTAAAGATAGGCGACCTTTAGAATCGCTGTTATCTCAAAACGGTAAAAATGTCAAATTAATCACCTATGCTCAGTTTGTCGCTTTGGCGGAAGATTTCGTCAAACAGATA